From the Schistocerca piceifrons isolate TAMUIC-IGC-003096 chromosome 2, iqSchPice1.1, whole genome shotgun sequence genome, the window AACACTGTGTTGCAAAATTTAGGCTTTGAAATGAGTCTTTTTggacatttttacataatgttcaTGTCAGTTGCATAAAATGCCTTGAAAGAACAAATATGTGATGTGTagaagctctgatttcttttaattGATGTTTTGTAACCCAAATTTTCTTAAAAGTCCATTAGACAGCAGTAAATAAGGAGTTTTGTATTTGAATAATGTAGGGTCATAGTTAACTAAGAGTACCACATTTGATACATGGGTTACAGCTACTTTTGCTTGAGAGAGACCTGCTCTAACACACGATAAATGACGTGTAGGTCAGTAGGTCACTTATTTActgacacttttttttcaaattattggcTCTTAGCGGTGCTAAGAAGTGAAATATTACGAATTTTGCAACTCGTGTATTTAAAAGTATGTTTTCAGGTCTGAAGAGGTTAACTGATTCAAATTAGTCCAGGATGTGTTTGGCAATTGAGCGACGAACAAGTTACTTCCTGGATCATGTTTTTGTATGACTTGCACCAAAAAATAGGAGTGATTTTCACATAACGTGCGAGAAAAATGTTGTCAACTTATTGTTTCGAGCAAACGGAAATCTTTTGACTTGGACACTGCGATTAATCTCGTCTTTTACGTTGTGAGACTATCCTTCAAAGTAAGGAATGGAGGAATAAGGTAgagcacaatgctgtaaaattttgCTAGCTATGAGTAACTTGGTAGCCAGCGAAGGCTGCCTGCTTTGGTTTCTGATTCCTCTGTGGAGGATACATTTTTATCCTTTTTGTGGCACAGCTAAAAGAAGTTAAATTGAAAATCAATAGggaaatctttttttattttatttattgcatgcTATATACCGTACCACTTCATTGTGACATGGGACAGTAAGTAAACACAGATTGTTTCAGTGTCCAGAATGAATAACACCTTAGTAATTAAACCTAATCCAGCCACACTGTTTTACAGATACTTTATAGTTTACTAAAATCGACTTAACAATTCCACACCTGTATAAATCTATTGGATGTGAGTTAAAGAGCTTAAACATTAAAATATAAAGATAGCGATACCGAGTTTGAAGGGCGCGATGAACCAGAACCTGAAGGTGGCTATTCAAACACTACTCGACGTCCATATCCTGGGCACCAGCAACAGTCCAGTCAAATTGAGTATGATCTATCACCATGCAAACCGTCGAAATCCACTGTAATTGAAGTAATTGATGACAGGGTACTAGGAAACGCAGAGGAAGGCTGTTGAAGTCGTGGCTTCAATTCCTGTAGCAAACTAATCAGACACTATAAGCGCATTAGAAGTAAATCAAATTACCGGTTAACTGTATATTGTGCGTCTAGTGAAAGGGAGCAGGAGATCGTTTGAAAGAAAACAGTCGGTCCCAATTACAAGCTCTGAAAGAGCATGTGGTATCACAATTTGATAGAGAGAGGTCGTGTGGATCTACAGTTCACTGTTGGCATCTGCAGATATGGGCAGTAGAAGCGTCTAAAATGGTTGACTTGGACAATTTCAAAGCTTCGAATTCCTTTATCGACAGTCTTAAAGCTGAGTATCGCATTTCATCTAGGCATTTTATTACATTTGTCACACAGAAAGACACAGAAGACGATAATAGTACACGTCAGAAGTCACAACAGTTTGTGGAAGAGGTAAACATGTTTATGACAGAGCAGAGTGTGGAGAGAGAAAATGTTTGGAACAGTGACCAGAGCCAATTTCAGTACGAAATATCTTTCACCATGTACGCTATCCCACAGAGCATAGAAAACTACAGCTGATGTGTTGTAGTCCTCTACATAGTTCTGCCCACAGCTACACAATTGATGTCTCTTTATCAGTGACAGACTGACTAGCAAATAAGTTGTACATCTgttttcaaaggaaaaaaaaactattacCCAAAATATTTCAAAGGAACTTGAAACAACCTGATCACGTAACATTCATGCGGACGCAAGCAAAAGTAGAACAATGACCAAAGAACAACATGAAAAGATTTGTAACTTTAGTCCTTAGCGAACATGCTGGAAGTGAAAATAACGTGTTGCTGTGTAATTGATAGTGAGCATATAATCGTTGTATTCGTCTAGGTGCCAGTTTTCCAAACAAAGTAGTTACGCTAAATATATTCCACTAAAATCACCATACACTACTCTCTCTTGATGTTTACATCTTCCGCCAATATAAGCTCTATATCAAAAGGATTGCTGGTTATGTAAGACTACGATGTTCCAAAGCACAAGCGAAAAGACACGTAAGTATGTCATGTTACACTACGCTCTGTGATGTACAATCAAGTTTCTACAACAGAGTATACGCATATATTTCAATATACTTGGCAAAAGGCCTGTTATGACACTGACATACGCACATTATCATTTAAAATTGCAATTAATGGCATTTTGTTACTGGACTGATTGAATACGAGAGTGATTTTGAGTATAGAAATATGGGTTTAGTGAGGTGCTGACTTTGTTCTCGTCCACATTATTTTAAAAACTTCCGCATCTGCAGAATGAGGATTGGTTTAAGCACTATCAGGTGTGTAGGATATATGTGTTTTGAGCTATATGATTACTTTAGGCAGAGTATTTTTGCACTGTTGACTGAAAATGCGTGTTACACTGACGTCATTCAATTACGTGTTAATATTCTTCCAAATCCCTATTTACCATTTAATTACATCATATTACTTTATTTCTCTGTATCAAAATGCCACTTGTGGTAGAACACAACGTTCTGCATATAAATTATTCTGACCACTGGTTTTTCTACGATCGGGTGTTATTTTAAACATGGTTCTGTGCGGTTCCAACAGTTCGTTGTCAAAGCTATTCCTTGTTAGTAAAAAATACGAAAGTTGCCCATAACATTGTTTACAAAGCAGGAGAGGATGAAGAAATTAAAAGCTCATCAACAAAATGGATATTATACTGTTAATGGGGATGTACTCCAAGGAAGTCTACATTCGTGACTTCCTGATCATGTTCAGCAGGGGCTGCAGGAACAGAAGTGCGTGTGCTCTGTAGGAAAAAAGTGtttgacatttgctgtatcaacAGTAAATGATAAGACCTCAGAGTTCATCTTTGTTGACACATCTGTCCGCTTATTTATTACAGAGTACGAGGTAGTTCCAGATGAGAATCGATAGTGAGGTGCGACAGACTGTCCATAGTCCTCGAGATCACACCAGAATTTACAGCTAGGGGAAGAGCCCGAAATGGCGGCGGATCAGAGTTCAAGTGGCTATCCTCATAAATTattatttacatacattatttCGGGTTTTTTGTTTCCCTCGTTTTTGTAACAGGCTTACTCCTAACCGAAGTCAGCTTTATGATACTAGTTGCTACATTGTTAGTCatgaaataaatatatatgttTATATCACCGCCACGAATCAGCCGAaggttgaaaaatatgtaaaagctCAAAAATCAACATTTATTTTGGTCAATGGCCCTTGCATACAATCGTGATTGTTGACCTTTAGAAAGAAAGCGGCAGAGGAATAAAAATCGATATCGAAGTATATTTTTGTGCGTAAGAAGCCACGTAATGTGGGAAGATAACTATTTCTTGAGAAATGGGACACAAGCTCGGATATTGATGTGGTGGGAAATCAGTGGGGTCtttttttgaaaggaaccattctgaCATACTCCTTAAGCCACAAACGAAATTCTCACAAAGTCGAATGAGATATGATATCTCTCCACTCGAAGTGAGAAAGGCTGTACCATTCGTTATGAAGATTTGTCTTCAGTAAAACTTAACAGAATGTCGTCTCTGCCATGATTACTTCCAGGTAACAGTCAAAATGTCATCAAATTGTTTGGTTTACTTGATTTTTAATATTACTAATTTCTTCTTCATCGTGAAGTCACTCAAAAAATATAGAAAATCTCTCCATACGTCTTCCTCAGACAACTGATTAAAAGATAGTAAGTATATAAGTATTCGAAAGAAGCAGTAGGAAAGTAAATGGTAGCAGGATACGTGAAACGATACAGTGACATCGGAATTTGCTGTTTGCAAGATCTGAAAGCTGTGAAGCGATGTTAATCGTTATTCATAGTTCTACTCTATTTATAGGAAGAGCAAACGGatattcgtcttgttgcaacacctTTGGGGAAGTGCAGCGCAACTGAAATTAATAGTGGTCTTAGCTATCTATGGCCCACAACGTCTCTGTGCATGAGGTTCAAGTCTATATTACTTCCTGCAAAAGTGTTTATTAACGTGGCTTGTTtctgttcctctagaaccatcttcagatctgcaaatttCGCTTACAGgaggcagcatgtgaaggttgctgtgtgcgGACGGGCTACTCCCGTAATCGAAATTTGCATATCTGAAGATGTTTCTAGAGGAACAGAGACCAGCAACTTGAattacatttttgcaatcaagacggattataagtttaAAAAGTGATTGCGGTATTCCACCAGACATTACGTCTGTTTTTTGCAAAATGCGAGGTTCAAGgcatttaaaaacaatttatttcacTTCATTTTTCTAAGGAGAAGATGACATAATTCACTTCCACTTGGAAGAATGTACTACATATATAACTAATATGTCATTTATGCTAAAACCCAAAACAATTAAACATTTCTCATGTTAAGTACGTACGTGTACCTATGTGGAGCTGTTAGTGATATGTGAAGCATCGACTCTTTCTCTGTAAGTCGTTCCTTGTGTGACATTCCCTCTAACAGAAGGGTGAGGGACAAGGTTGTAATTCGAAAGAATTTACACATTTTCGCTTCTAGCCGGCTGGGTATTTGATCTTtaaattatttccttatttcttaTCCACTTTTTAAGTGCTCCAGTCTTTATCTGCATTTTAAATGCATTTTCCAAGTCACAACATTGTCTTGTGTTAAATTATTACTTATTAAGGTGCACGACCAACGCAGTATTCGGAAACCGTCAGTACTTTATATAGGATGTCTTTCCTAAGAGACGCTACGCGCCCTTTCTCTAGAGCTGTACCACATATTTGCCATTTTCGTTTTGAATTGTGAAGCTAGACTCAATCCTAACAAATAATGCTCATATAGTCTTTCGTATGACGGCCAGTGTCTACAGAAGGCGTCAGTTGGTTCTTCTTTACACGCAAAATGATTTTTTAAGGaggggaattttacgtgcccatagGATATAGTGCTCCCACATTTAATCTCCTGCATAAGTATGTGTATAACTTGGCATAACAATCTGTAACTTAAAAATTAACCagatatttcaaatatatttaatgtattataCAGGACTTAAAGGTGTACATCTCGAAAAAATTACAAATGCTGCTttattgagaaaaaaattattCCTTTCCAGCATGTGCCTAAATTGAGTTGTACTAATGTTAATAAGTATTATCAGCAATTTCTAGAAAATCGCTTCTGTAGAAATTTGTCTTCTAATTGCGGATTTGACAAGTACTGCCCCTAAGGCGTGTGTGAAAATATCAACTCAATTGTGTTGCTGAGCCTTGGCAGTTAATTTCCCTGGACACCTGTCTTTTCGTTCCCTCGCCTCTACTACAATAACACACAacgcaaaaaaaaaaggaagggaagaAAAAAGCAAATTATACGACCCAGTATGGTAACCAGTTTTACTGAATGCTGTAGTTGTAATGCTGATAATACGTATGACGCAGCGAACGGTCACAGATCCTTTCAAGTACAAGGAAAGTCAATCTGCTGCTAGTTGCTGCAACCAGAGTTCACGGAACGGAAAATCAGGAGGGAACTTAACGATAACATTCGATGACGCCATTGGGTGTCTAAAGATATATAATTGGAAATATAACGCAGAGAGCGGTAGTAGTTTTTGTCGAGTACAATGAAGGCTGCTTTGTTGCTTGTTGCTGGTAAGTATTGGTAGAATTTATTATCTTTCATTCACGATAAACCTATTTTTCTTAACTCCAATCTACATTATTTCTCATGTATTGGTCCGTGTGAAATGCTATATCCATGTattgaaagatggttgtatagcGGAAAGAAAAATAAAGCATCCAGTAGACTTTAAAACGCATATCTTATTCGAATGAGAACTTTTTAATCTTCGCTACTGTGGAGCTTATCTCGTCTACTGTAAGCTGTTTGCTATATCGAATCATCAGCAGAGTGCATTAAGCAACTGAGTAAAGCACTTAGACCACATTACATTCTTGTATCATAAGAAAATACTCACATATACTCTCCTGTGTATAAAACTCTTGCACAATAAGTGCTTCACGATGGAATTTAGACAGTTACAACCCGATCGTTATTGCACGAGTATTTTCCGTGTACAACCaccttttaaattaaaaaaaagaagaaaaaaaaagaaaggcaacGAACGGCTGTCTTACTGTAGAAAGCCGTAATTATGTATGACAAAGTTGTATGAATGAATTTAGAAATCAGAATAAAAGGTTTTTCATCTCCAGAACGATTGAAAGCTGCTTCTGGTAAATAGCTAATTACACTTAATTCACGCAAACACTGGACAACGAAGGTCACGCCTGAGCTTAGATGTAAAAGAAGAAGCGTTAAATGAACTCCAAAGACGGAAGATCtgtgatgaaatatttttaataaacattttaattgtGACTAGCAACACTTCATAGATACGATATTGCGTCGCGCAATTCACGATAATGCTGCCTCTTTGAAAACATCTTTAGTCGTAACAGAAAGTAATTAATTCCTTATCTGATTCTATTCGAGTAGTGCCGTAGAAACTATCCTTTAAGGCTACAACCTATTGCCAGTAGTAATTTTATGAAGAGATATGTCATTTACAGAACACAACATAAGATCATAAAATTACTTTGGCTACAAGACAGCCAGTATACTTTTGTCACTCAAGCATGTATTGCTCTTCTATCACATTTCGTTTCAACTGATTGTCTTCGTTACCATAGCAGTGCTGCACCACATGAAGAACCATAGTTGCTACAGCTTTCTATTACAATGACTACTTGATTGAAAATGAGTTGTCAATTAAACGGTTCCTTTTTCTTTTACCTATATTTTTCCATTATGGTTTTCTTGGAAGTTATGATGAGAGGATAGGACTACGTTGATGGTTTGACTAAACCAATGTTATGTTCCAAGAAAGCTCCTATTGTACTGGCTTGCGTATAACACAACTATAAAATTACTGGATGGATCTTACTTTGCGGTGAGTTGCTAGCGGTACGATATAATGCTTTTTATGAAATTCAATATAGACAGTAGTCTCTTTTTGATAGCGACCAACTTGAATAAACCTGGGCCACACTGATTTTTAATTAACTCCAAAAACCTTCTTGCTACCACGTACTACGCACATACACGTGTGCTCCCTCACTTATACCTTACCTTTCGGTATTCTCGTACGTTGTCCACTAAATGACAattcggaactgtatcgaatatTGTTCGGAATATTTCAAGGAACGAGGCTTCGATGTCGGCGACATACTGTGATTCCTAGTTGATGAGTACCACAAGACTTCTGTTTGCTGAATCAGTTTGGTTTCTTATGGAGGACAATTCCGTCTTCCGGGGTTCATTTATTCTGCAACGACAACGAGTTAAGCATTAAatcatgtgttcttttttcgagTCGCTTGGAATGCTTTGCCTCTCTTTCGACTTACGATTTACTTCTGCTGGATCGGCAGAAAGTTGTGTATAGGGCCTTAAAGAGATCTTCTCAGATCCAGATACATTTCCACTATTGAGCGGTTTTAGTTTCTATTCCTCGATCAGTTACGTCCATGTCGAATAGATGGGTCTTATGAGACAAATCAGCGAAATCTCCTTGTGTGGTGAAATAGTTTCGGAAAAGCGAAATCAGTAATCCTGCCTTATCGCCGTGATTTGTTGCGAGGGTTCCAGTACGGTCAAAGAGTGACTTAATAAGTGTAGTAGATGTATATATTGGACCAATACATGTTAAGATTTTTGGTCAGATCGGCTAGTGATTGTTTAATTTAAATCTCATGGCTGCTTTCAGGTTTTGCTTTTAACAAGGCTCCGAAGTCCTCTAAACTTGTACTGAAGCTCTTAATGTTTTGACAGAAACTTACTAACGTATCACTCGAACTGTGACGGTCTTTGCATTTCTCTGAAACCTTACTCCGCACATACAGGTCTAAGATGCCGTTTGCAAATACTCGTGGAGTTGACCATTTCGTGTTTCTCACCCTCGTCACTAAAGGAGCTGGATATTCGATCTTGACAGCTGAAATACACTACAGTTCAATTCCTGATATTTCTTCTGAGGGGGAATTCTTTCCTATATCCAGTAACATTCTATTGACACCAATAGCCGTTGAATTAGTAACAGCCCTATGATCACTGACCTTCTCGTTCATAATAACTGATTCGCGAACTATAAGTCTGTTCCATTTAAGAGATTTCCCTAATAGTCACTTCTGTAAGTAAAATGCTGGAGATACTTGTCAGATATGAagtgaaatgagcatatggcatttgTGATAAAAATTGCCAAGAACAGTCTCATACAAATCctgcctgtgacaccagttttaatcGAATGGCTCTATCATTTAATAGCTATATGTATTTTGAGAGTTAGTGACTGGTGTTGCAATCCTTCTACACTTGAGAAATAAAGAAGCATGTCGCTAAAATGTGATACGTACTGGAATGCGCACGCAACACCTCTTGTAGCAATGGTGAAAAGAGTACTCCAGCTTTATTTATGCAACAAAAAAGTTACTGCACCAGTTACATTTTTCTGACTTAGGACAATAGTTTTCGCAAATTTTATTTCACCTTAGAGTGCTGTTGGAAGCAACATAAGTTTTAGATCATTTGCCTGCGTGTGTGTTATTCAATGATTTTTCCCATGCGATCGTCTCTTTATGTAATTCTAAGAGGATACTACCGATCCGACAGAGAGAGGATACCTTAGTCttcttggtagatgccatcgtgccgaagaaCATTAAACTGTACAGAGgggtggacacggtccccaagCACAAACGCAAACTATTTTAGATTAATTATGCCTTCCATTATCAAGAATAACCGACACGaatacattcctcagaccataacgcctCTCACTGAATGCAGGTTGTTTGCCCTGAGATGTTTTACGCCGTACACGCCGCCCGACTTATACCCGATCGAGCATAAAACGTCTTTCGCCTAAAACTATGGCTCAAAGCAGGTCCGGTTCAGGTATTGGAGTGAAAATTGAAcccttcgtcgccggtgaacagcagtcgaCGTGAGCGTACGAATGTGGCACCTGCTGTGGACAGCGGTAAATAGGAACTTTTGTTGGATGGTTGTTAGGCAGACATTGTTGGTAGTCCTTTTGGTTCATCTGGGGCGTCTTTCCCTCAACTGTTGCATGCCTTTTcatccgtacacatctccgcacctGTCTTTcgctcctgtcatctatggcccattcTGCCCCACTGGTCATGGTGTCAGTTATCGATAGTGCAATTTTACCAGGCACAGTTCACTTTAAGCAGGGTGACACTTGAACAGCTTACAAACTGAGACGTGCATCCACTCTTGCCCCGAAAGGCAATaatcatacccttttggacgtcagataaatagcttcgtttccgcattatgacaccGACTTCACTGTCCCCCGCGGCTCCCTGATGATCTTTATGTAGCCTCCACTGTCAATGCTGCGCCCTACCTTCATTGAGTTGTTATCTGGCGCTGATGTCGAacaaaggcggtggtcacattactgtgagggAACCGTGTATATACTAGTATCTTGGACTTAATGTAGATAGTGAAAGGACTCTGATGTCtcccatcgtacaatatgcggaACATCACAAGAAGTTATGTGAGACATTCCATTCAAGGCTGTCACGTCTTTGCCTCTAAATTTAGtttgaatgtaaaagaaaaacaaacaaatactaATCATCTCCATCACGGGATTTCAGAGGACGAACAGGGACAATATTTTAATAGGGTACGTTCATTATCTTGATGAGGAGCAAAAGACTTTACAGAGCCATCCACTTGGAGATATGTGTGCTTTTCAGCGAAACCCCAGCTACATGATCGTAGCGAGGAAGGCTTCCAGCTCTGTAATACTTTTTATTCTTTACGACTAAGGGTAGAGCGGGCTGTTTGATGTCAAAACCAATGAAGAATCTAACTTTATCAGCCAAATATCTTGCTAGCTTTTAGTGTGGCAGAGCGTTACTAAAAAGGCAAACCTTCCcaaacataattaaggaaagaaATATTATTGTCAATTTAATTGTGTGATAATATCAGACAAACAAGAACTTAAAAAACCACTGTATTTGTTTATTGGAACACGAAATTAATTAGGAGAGTTTGTCCGACGTGAGCATATCGTGCATGTCGCTGTTGATTCGTTTTTTTTTATGTTCTGGGACGAGTGGACTGTTCAAATAACACCAATGTAGCATACAGTAGTGTTGCATTGCTAAGTGGGAGAGTTCCACTAGCAGCCATTAGACGAAATGGCGATCTGTAATTACGTTCACTGACTTTTACAGCACTGGTAGCAGTGGCGGAGGTCCACGGACAACCAGAAGAGTCGACCACCGCCAACATCGGGAATGAGAATCTAAGCTCCGGAAATATCACGGCTGAGAATAGATTTCTGGGAAGGTCGTCCTACACGGAAGATGATGATACCATTTGTGTCGCAGCAGACAACAGGTTCTACTTGTATGCTAATTCGTTGAAGCTGTATTCTTGCTACAACCAACTACCGAAAGGTAAGTTACTTTGAACAAAACTGTTTTCTGTTCAAAATTGACAAGATAAAACCAGTTTGTTCAGCATAAAAATTCGCGTAGGGTTCCACAGCGAAagtgaaaatatgagtgaaatcaAATCATCAATGAACAGTGGCTACCCTTGCCTCGCCGAAATGACGAAATTccaacttttcatgtttcttcaCCAAAACCATTCAGAGCAATTTGCTGCGCATATTTAGTCcaccttt encodes:
- the LOC124777332 gene encoding uncharacterized protein LOC124777332, encoding MKAALLLVAALVAVAEVHGQPEESTTANIGNENLSSGNITAENRFLGRSSYTEDDDTICVAADNRFYLYANSLKLYSCYNQLPKVYVVKPKSQCKPYLSDCPRN